A part of Ictalurus furcatus strain D&B chromosome 8, Billie_1.0, whole genome shotgun sequence genomic DNA contains:
- the LOC128611985 gene encoding uncharacterized protein LOC128611985 → MAPVWTIILFLNTISPALSVDLSRPSFLSVKSGERVTLKCPFGDIPKAESVVWYKQIFGEMPQKVGEKLSFKGIKISPEFRTSGFTMEATDNGISLIIPHIIKDDGGLYYCGRFSWENFTLSNGTFLDVTGDGDVKVSVFQSDVSDSVPAGASVTLQCSVLSESRSAELQVLWFRAAPPQSHPQIIYTHHNSSHQCESGSSTHTCVYNFSKNILSLSDTGTYYCAVAVCGKIIFGNGTRVQLRKPSLKESVDPVVICLAVALGVCVVVIFAHVVSSKGRNCERCHVRSHHGSAVEKTLNQGRSALEVNFSALHFKERKIKPNDRMYTEVVYSSFT, encoded by the exons ATGGCTCCAGTATggacaattattttatttctcaacACAATAT CTCCAGCTCTATCTGTGGATTTGTCCAGACCATCATTTCTCTCAGTGAAGTCTGGAGAACGTGTTACTCTTAAATGCCCATTTGGAGATATTCCTAAGGCTGAAAGTGTGGTCTGGTACAAACAAATATTTGGAGAAATGCCTCAAAAAGTGGGAgaaaaattatcatttaaagGTATCAAAATTTCCCCTGAGTTCAGAACTTCAGGATTTACAATGGAGGCGACTGATAACGGCATCTCTCTGATAATTCCACATATAATAAAGGATGATGGAGGACTTTACTACTGTGGAAGATTTAGCTGGGAGAATTTTACATTATCTAATGGAACTTTCTTGGATGTAACAG GTGATGGAGATGTAAAAGTGTCAGTGTTCCAGAGCGACGTGTCGGACTCGGTTCCTGCAGGAGCGTCAGTGACTCTGCAGTGCTCGGTTCTCTCTGAGAGCAGATCAGCAGAACTCCAAGTGCTCTGGTTCAGAGCTGCTCCACCACAATCCCATCctcaaatcatttacactcatcACAACAGCAGCCATCAGTGTGAGAGCGgctcttctacacacacctgtgtgtacaaCTTCTCCAAGAACATCCTCAGCCTCAGTGATACTGGAACTTACTACTGCGCTGTGGCCGTGTGTGGGAAGATCATTTTTGGGAACGGGACAAGAGTACAATTAAGAAAACCTTCACTCA AAGAATCTGTGGATCCTGTAGTGATCTGCCTCGCTGTAGcattaggagtgtgtgtggttgtgatcTTTGCTCATGTCGTAAGCTCTAAAGGGAGAAACTGTGAACGTTGTCATG TGAGATCTCATCACGGTTCTGCAGTAGAGAAAACACTCAATCAG GGCCGTTCTGCTCTCGAGGTCAATTTTTCTGCTTTACATTTCAAAGAGAGGAAAATCAAACCCAATGATAGAATGTACACTGAAGTGGTTTACTCCTCTTTTACTTAG